A window from Pseudomonas frederiksbergensis encodes these proteins:
- a CDS encoding polyamine ABC transporter substrate-binding protein, whose protein sequence is MISLKRFIAPALCATVLSGAVHAEERTLRVYNWFDYITPKALEDFKAQNPQTKLVYDIFDTNEALEAKLLTGNSGYDVVVPSNVFLAKQIEAGVFQPLDRSKLPNWNHLDPKLMKLIEANDPGNKFAVPYMYGTILIGFNPDKIKAALGDNAPVDSWDLIFKEENISKLKQCGVALLDSPSEILPLALQHLGLDPNSKKPADYEKAEALLMKIRPYITYFHSSKYMADIANGDICVAVGYSGSFSQAANRAKEAKNGVLVDMRLPKEGAPIWFDMLSIPKGAKNPEDAYTFINYLLQPQVIAPVSDFVGYPNPNKDATELVDPAIRNNPNLYPTEAAMSTLYTLQPLPRDAERARTRAWTKIKSGT, encoded by the coding sequence ATGATCAGTCTCAAGCGTTTTATCGCGCCCGCCCTGTGTGCCACCGTGCTCAGTGGCGCCGTTCATGCTGAAGAGCGAACGTTACGCGTCTACAACTGGTTCGACTACATCACTCCCAAAGCGCTGGAAGATTTCAAGGCCCAGAACCCCCAGACCAAACTGGTCTACGACATCTTCGACACCAACGAAGCGCTGGAGGCCAAGCTGCTGACCGGCAACTCCGGTTATGACGTGGTCGTGCCGTCCAACGTGTTTCTCGCCAAGCAGATCGAGGCCGGCGTTTTCCAGCCACTGGATCGCAGCAAACTGCCGAACTGGAACCACCTCGATCCCAAGCTGATGAAGCTGATCGAAGCCAACGATCCGGGCAACAAATTTGCCGTGCCGTACATGTACGGGACCATCCTGATCGGCTTCAACCCGGACAAGATCAAGGCTGCGCTGGGTGACAACGCACCGGTGGACAGCTGGGACCTGATCTTCAAGGAAGAGAACATCAGCAAGCTCAAGCAGTGCGGCGTGGCTTTGCTCGACTCGCCGTCGGAGATCCTGCCACTGGCGCTGCAACACCTCGGCCTGGACCCCAACAGCAAGAAACCGGCGGACTACGAAAAGGCTGAAGCGCTGTTGATGAAGATTCGTCCGTACATCACCTACTTCCATTCCTCGAAGTACATGGCCGACATTGCCAACGGTGACATCTGCGTCGCGGTCGGTTACTCCGGCAGCTTCTCCCAGGCCGCCAACCGCGCCAAGGAAGCCAAGAACGGCGTGCTCGTCGACATGCGCCTGCCCAAAGAAGGCGCGCCGATCTGGTTCGACATGCTCTCCATCCCGAAAGGCGCGAAGAACCCGGAAGACGCCTACACCTTCATCAACTACTTGTTGCAGCCGCAAGTGATTGCGCCTGTCAGCGACTTCGTCGGCTACCCGAACCCGAACAAGGACGCCACCGAACTGGTCGACCCGGCGATCCGCAACAACCCGAACCTGTACCCGACCGAAGCGGCGATGAGCACGCTGTACACCCTGCAACCGCTGCCCCGTGACGCCGAACGGGCACGGACCCGGGCCTGGACCAAGATCAAGTCCGGGACTTGA
- a CDS encoding AraC family transcriptional regulator produces MLHSHLTTLNAVSLVLNTFKAEGLSSEALLAGSGISPADLSRADTRITTNQEMQVCANAVALKRDIGLELGRRMHVSSYGMLGYALLTSATLGDALRLALHYPALLGTLFELSLEEDNERIWLTAGDYRENPALAPFNVEFCLVSMKVTCEDLLGQPLPLLGARFEYPAPDYQARYTERFDCPLQFDATSNAFAFDKRWLDQPLPLADAITHQAMAERCRKQNTEFTGRQVWLGRIRQLLGAQLNAAPGLEGLAEQMNCSARTLRRHLKDLGCSYQELLDELRFEQAKRMLCDDQLPIYQIAEALGFSETASFRHAFVRWSGVAPSQFRP; encoded by the coding sequence ATGCTGCATTCCCATCTCACCACCCTCAACGCTGTCTCCCTGGTGCTCAACACCTTCAAGGCCGAGGGCTTGTCCAGCGAAGCCTTGCTGGCTGGAAGCGGCATCAGCCCGGCGGATCTGAGCCGGGCGGACACGCGCATCACCACCAACCAGGAGATGCAGGTCTGCGCCAACGCCGTCGCGCTCAAGCGTGACATCGGCCTGGAATTGGGCCGCCGGATGCACGTTTCGTCCTACGGCATGCTCGGGTACGCCTTACTCACCAGCGCCACTTTAGGTGACGCCTTGCGGCTGGCACTGCATTACCCGGCGCTATTGGGAACACTGTTCGAATTGAGCCTGGAAGAAGATAACGAGCGCATCTGGCTCACCGCTGGCGACTATCGGGAAAACCCTGCGCTGGCGCCCTTCAATGTCGAGTTTTGCCTGGTTTCGATGAAGGTCACTTGCGAAGACCTGCTCGGCCAACCGTTGCCGCTGCTTGGCGCCCGCTTCGAATACCCCGCACCGGACTATCAGGCACGCTACACCGAACGTTTCGATTGCCCCTTGCAGTTCGACGCTACGTCCAACGCCTTTGCCTTTGATAAACGCTGGCTCGATCAACCCTTGCCTCTGGCCGACGCCATCACCCATCAGGCCATGGCCGAACGCTGCCGCAAACAAAACACCGAGTTCACCGGTCGCCAGGTGTGGCTGGGGCGAATCCGCCAGTTACTCGGCGCGCAGTTGAATGCGGCGCCCGGCCTCGAAGGTTTGGCCGAGCAGATGAATTGCTCGGCGCGCACCTTGCGTCGGCATCTGAAGGATCTGGGCTGCAGTTATCAGGAATTGCTTGATGAACTGCGGTTCGAGCAGGCCAAACGCATGCTCTGCGATGACCAACTGCCGATCTATCAAATCGCCGAGGCATTGGGCTTCAGCGAGACCGCGAGCTTCCGTCATGCGTTCGTGCGCTGGAGCGGTGTAGCGCCGAGCCAGTTCAGACCCTGA
- a CDS encoding histone deacetylase family protein, whose translation MLTIYSDDHHLHHGRCELMDGQLMPCFEMPSRADHVLQRVQHRDLGPVEAPQDFGLDPIARIHSRDYLDFFKGAWARWTEFGTDGDLLPYTWPARTLRRIIPTSLHGQLGYYSFDGGAPITAGTWQAAYSAAQVALTAQAAIQRGARSAFALCRPPGHHAASDLMGGYCYLNNAAIAAQAFLDQGHKKVAILDVDYHHGNGTQSIFYERSDVLFTSIHGHPEAEFPFFLGYADERGEGAGEGFNFNYPLPAGSGWDSWSAALEQACKEIEKYGADIVVVSLGVDTFKDDPISQFKLDSPDYLAMGARIAGLGKPTLFVMEGGYAVEEIGINAVNVLEGFESAQ comes from the coding sequence ATGCTGACGATCTACTCGGACGATCACCACCTGCACCATGGCCGTTGTGAATTGATGGACGGGCAACTGATGCCCTGCTTCGAAATGCCTTCGCGAGCCGATCATGTTCTGCAGCGTGTGCAGCACCGCGACCTCGGCCCTGTCGAAGCGCCGCAGGATTTCGGTCTCGACCCGATCGCGCGCATCCACAGCCGCGACTACCTCGACTTCTTCAAAGGTGCCTGGGCGCGCTGGACCGAATTCGGAACTGACGGCGACTTGCTGCCCTACACCTGGCCGGCGCGCACCCTGCGCCGGATCATCCCCACCAGCCTTCACGGCCAGCTCGGCTATTACAGCTTCGACGGCGGCGCACCGATTACCGCCGGCACCTGGCAAGCGGCATACAGTGCGGCGCAAGTCGCGCTGACCGCCCAAGCCGCCATTCAACGCGGCGCGCGCAGTGCCTTCGCCTTGTGCCGTCCACCGGGACACCACGCCGCCAGCGATTTGATGGGCGGTTATTGCTACCTCAACAACGCCGCCATCGCCGCTCAAGCCTTCCTCGACCAGGGCCATAAAAAGGTCGCGATCCTCGACGTCGATTACCACCACGGCAACGGCACTCAATCGATTTTCTACGAGCGCAGTGATGTGCTGTTTACCTCGATCCATGGCCATCCGGAAGCCGAGTTCCCGTTCTTCCTCGGCTATGCAGATGAACGGGGTGAAGGGGCCGGCGAAGGCTTCAACTTCAACTACCCTTTGCCGGCAGGGAGCGGTTGGGACAGCTGGAGTGCCGCGCTGGAACAAGCCTGCAAAGAGATCGAAAAGTACGGCGCCGATATCGTCGTCGTTTCCCTGGGCGTCGATACATTCAAGGACGATCCGATCTCCCAGTTCAAGCTCGACAGCCCGGATTACCTGGCCATGGGCGCACGCATCGCCGGCCTCGGCAAGCCGACGCTGTTCGTGATGGAAGGCGGCTACGCGGTAGAAGAAATCGGCATCAATGCCGTGAACGTTCTCGAAGGTTTTGAAAGCGCCCAATGA
- a CDS encoding LysR substrate-binding domain-containing protein produces MNLESKWLEDFSALAATRSFSQAAERRFVTQPAFSRRIRSLEAALGLTLVNRSRTPIELTAAGQLFLVTARTVVEQLGEVLRHLHHLEGGQGEVMQVAAAHSLALGFFPRWIAQLRNEGLNIATRLVATNVGDAVHALREGGCDLMLAFYDPDAAMQMDPEIFPSLHLGNTEMLPVCAADADGKPLFDLEGEGSVPLLAYSAGAFLGRSVNMLLRQRALRFTTIYETAMADSLKSMALEGLGIAWVPRLSVRAELARGELVVCGGPQWHVPLEIRLYRCALVRKANVRLLWRKLEGGAAQSS; encoded by the coding sequence ATGAACCTTGAAAGTAAATGGCTGGAGGACTTTAGTGCCCTGGCTGCCACCCGCAGCTTCTCCCAGGCTGCCGAACGACGCTTCGTGACGCAGCCGGCATTCAGTCGACGGATCCGCAGCCTTGAAGCCGCATTGGGGCTGACCCTGGTCAATCGCTCGCGCACGCCGATCGAACTGACGGCGGCAGGGCAGCTGTTTCTGGTCACCGCGCGGACGGTGGTCGAGCAGCTCGGTGAAGTGTTGCGCCACCTCCATCACCTGGAAGGTGGGCAGGGCGAGGTGATGCAGGTCGCCGCCGCTCACTCCCTGGCGCTGGGTTTCTTCCCGCGCTGGATCGCGCAGTTGCGTAACGAAGGCCTGAACATCGCGACGCGCCTGGTGGCGACCAACGTCGGCGATGCCGTGCATGCATTGCGCGAAGGCGGGTGCGATCTGATGCTGGCGTTCTACGACCCGGATGCCGCGATGCAGATGGACCCGGAAATCTTTCCATCGCTGCACCTTGGCAACACCGAAATGCTCCCGGTCTGCGCGGCGGATGCCGACGGCAAGCCACTGTTCGATCTGGAAGGCGAAGGCAGTGTGCCGCTGCTCGCCTACAGCGCCGGTGCATTTCTCGGGCGTTCGGTGAACATGCTGCTGCGCCAGCGCGCGCTGCGCTTCACCACCATTTACGAGACGGCCATGGCCGACAGTCTTAAAAGCATGGCGCTGGAAGGATTGGGCATTGCCTGGGTGCCGCGACTCAGCGTGCGCGCCGAACTGGCTCGAGGTGAACTGGTGGTATGCGGCGGCCCACAATGGCATGTGCCGCTGGAGATTCGCTTGTACCGCTGCGCGCTGGTGCGCAAGGCGAACGTGCGATTGCTGTGGCGCAAACTGGAAGGCGGCGCAGCGCAGAGTTCTTGA
- a CDS encoding alanine/glycine:cation symporter family protein encodes MLEVINDFLSGKVLIVLIVGLGSYFTIRSRFVQFRHFFHMFAVFRDSLKSSAGQLSSFQALMLSLAGRVGAGNIAGVGIAVTLGGPGAVFWMWVTALVGMSSSFFECSLGQLYKRCDSEGQYRGGPSFYIQHGLQKRWLGMIMAFLLLITFGFAFNGLQAHAVTHSLNNAFGFDTTYTGLALAVLLGLVFIGGIKRIAKVADLLVPVKTLAYIGVTLYVIVLQFDHVPGMLMTIVKSAFGLDQAFGGLIGSAIVMGVKRGVFANEAGLGSAPNVAAVASVEHPVSQGVVQAFSVFLDTFVICTCTALLILLSGFYTPGFEGDGIALTQNSLAAVVGDWGRVFISVALSLFVFTSILYNYYLGENNLRFMLGENRKALIGYRALVLVLIFWGAIENLGTVFAFADITMTMLAFVNLIALFLLFKVGMRILRDYDDQRAAGIKTPVFDSSKFPDLDLDLKAWPANPPAATKAQAQPQGVPAAQR; translated from the coding sequence ATGCTCGAAGTCATTAACGACTTCCTCTCAGGGAAAGTACTGATCGTGCTCATTGTCGGGCTCGGTAGCTACTTCACGATCCGCTCGCGTTTCGTTCAGTTCCGCCATTTCTTCCACATGTTCGCGGTGTTCCGCGACAGCCTCAAAAGCAGCGCTGGCCAGCTCAGTTCCTTCCAGGCCCTGATGCTCAGCCTCGCCGGCCGCGTCGGTGCAGGTAACATCGCCGGTGTCGGTATCGCCGTGACCCTGGGTGGTCCGGGCGCGGTGTTCTGGATGTGGGTGACCGCGCTGGTCGGCATGTCCAGCAGCTTCTTCGAATGCTCCCTCGGCCAGCTTTACAAGCGCTGCGACTCCGAAGGCCAGTATCGTGGCGGCCCGTCCTTTTACATCCAGCATGGCCTGCAGAAACGCTGGTTGGGCATGATCATGGCGTTCCTGCTGCTGATCACCTTCGGCTTCGCCTTCAACGGCCTGCAAGCCCATGCCGTGACCCACTCGCTGAACAACGCGTTCGGCTTCGACACCACTTACACCGGGCTGGCACTGGCGGTGTTGCTGGGTCTGGTGTTCATCGGCGGTATCAAGCGGATCGCCAAGGTCGCTGACCTGCTGGTGCCGGTGAAAACCCTGGCGTACATCGGCGTGACCCTCTACGTGATCGTGCTGCAGTTCGACCACGTTCCGGGCATGTTGATGACCATCGTCAAAAGCGCCTTCGGTCTGGATCAAGCCTTCGGCGGCCTGATCGGCAGCGCCATCGTCATGGGCGTGAAGCGCGGCGTGTTCGCCAACGAAGCAGGCCTGGGCAGTGCGCCGAACGTGGCCGCTGTGGCCTCGGTCGAGCACCCGGTATCGCAAGGTGTGGTTCAGGCGTTCAGCGTGTTCCTCGACACTTTCGTGATCTGCACCTGCACCGCGTTGCTGATCCTGCTGTCGGGCTTCTACACCCCGGGCTTCGAAGGCGATGGCATTGCCCTGACCCAGAACTCCCTGGCCGCCGTGGTCGGTGACTGGGGCCGGGTCTTCATTTCGGTGGCTCTGTCGTTGTTCGTGTTCACCTCGATTCTCTACAACTACTACCTGGGCGAGAACAACCTGCGCTTCATGCTGGGTGAAAACCGCAAGGCGCTGATCGGTTACCGCGCACTGGTACTGGTATTGATCTTCTGGGGTGCCATCGAAAACCTCGGCACCGTGTTCGCCTTCGCCGACATCACCATGACGATGCTGGCATTCGTGAACCTGATCGCGTTGTTCCTGCTGTTCAAGGTCGGCATGCGCATCCTGCGTGACTACGATGACCAGCGAGCTGCCGGCATCAAGACCCCGGTGTTCGATTCGAGCAAGTTCCCGGACCTGGACCTGGATCTGAAAGCCTGGCCAGCCAATCCGCCAGCCGCCACCAAGGCTCAAGCCCAGCCGCAAGGTGTACCCGCAGCGCAACGCTGA
- the aspA gene encoding aspartate ammonia-lyase yields the protein MSSAASFRTEKDLLGVLEVPAQAYYGIQTLRAVNNFRLSGVPISHYPKLVVGLAMVKQAAADANRELGHLSEAKHAAISEACARLIRGDFHEEFVVDMIQGGAGTSTNMNANEVIANIALEAMGHQKGEYQYLHPNNDVNMAQSTNDAYPTAIRLGLLLGHDALLASLDSLIQAFAAKGQEFAHVLKMGRTQLQDAVPMTLGQEFRAFATTLGEDLARLKTLAPELLTEVNLGGTAIGTGINADPRYQHLAVERLALISGQPLVPAADLIEATSDMGAFVLFSGMLKRTAVKLSKICNDLRLLSSGPRTGINEINLPARQPGSSIMPGKVNPVIPEAVNQVAFQIIGNDLALTIAAEGGQLQLNVMEPLIAFKIFDSIRLLQRAMDMLREHCIVGITANEERCRELVEHSIGLVTALNPYIGYENATRIARIALESGRGVLELVREEGLLDDEMLADILRPENMIAPRLVPLKA from the coding sequence ATGTCCTCCGCTGCATCTTTCCGCACAGAAAAAGACCTGCTTGGCGTACTCGAAGTACCTGCTCAAGCGTACTACGGCATCCAGACCCTGCGAGCGGTGAACAACTTCCGTCTCTCCGGCGTTCCGATTTCGCATTACCCGAAGCTGGTTGTCGGCCTGGCGATGGTTAAACAAGCCGCCGCTGACGCCAACCGCGAGTTGGGTCACCTGAGCGAAGCCAAGCACGCTGCCATCAGCGAAGCCTGTGCACGTTTGATCCGCGGCGATTTCCACGAAGAGTTCGTCGTGGACATGATTCAAGGCGGCGCCGGCACTTCAACCAACATGAATGCCAACGAAGTCATCGCCAACATCGCGCTGGAGGCCATGGGTCACCAGAAGGGCGAATACCAATACCTGCACCCGAACAACGACGTGAACATGGCGCAGTCAACCAACGACGCCTACCCGACCGCGATCCGTCTGGGTCTGCTGCTGGGTCACGACGCGCTGCTGGCCAGCCTCGACAGCCTGATCCAGGCGTTCGCCGCCAAGGGCCAAGAGTTCGCTCACGTCCTGAAAATGGGCCGTACCCAACTGCAAGACGCCGTGCCGATGACCCTCGGCCAGGAATTCCGCGCATTCGCCACCACGCTGGGCGAAGACCTGGCCCGTCTGAAGACGCTGGCCCCGGAACTGCTGACCGAAGTGAACCTGGGCGGCACCGCGATCGGTACCGGCATCAACGCCGACCCGCGCTACCAGCACCTGGCCGTTGAGCGTCTGGCGCTGATCAGTGGACAACCGCTGGTTCCGGCTGCCGACCTGATCGAAGCCACCTCCGACATGGGCGCCTTCGTGCTGTTCTCCGGCATGCTCAAGCGCACCGCGGTCAAGCTGTCGAAGATCTGCAACGACCTGCGTCTGCTGTCCAGCGGCCCACGCACCGGCATCAACGAAATCAACCTGCCAGCGCGTCAGCCAGGCAGCTCGATCATGCCAGGCAAGGTCAACCCGGTAATCCCGGAAGCGGTCAACCAGGTGGCGTTCCAGATCATCGGCAACGACCTGGCGCTGACCATCGCAGCCGAAGGCGGCCAGTTGCAACTGAACGTGATGGAGCCGCTGATCGCGTTCAAGATCTTCGACTCGATCCGCCTGCTGCAACGCGCCATGGACATGCTTCGCGAACACTGCATCGTCGGCATCACCGCCAACGAAGAGCGCTGCCGTGAACTGGTCGAGCACTCGATCGGTCTGGTCACCGCGCTGAACCCGTACATCGGCTATGAAAACGCTACCCGTATCGCCCGTATCGCCCTCGAAAGCGGCCGCGGCGTGCTGGAACTGGTGCGCGAAGAAGGCTTGCTCGACGACGAAATGCTCGCCGACATCCTGCGCCCGGAAAACATGATTGCTCCGCGTCTGGTTCCGCTTAAAGCCTGA
- a CDS encoding asparaginase, with product MTPNSYPAAQHVMVLYTGGTIGMQASAHGLAPASGFEARMREYLHSQPDLVVPQWRFREMSPLIDSANMTPVYWQQLREAVVDAVDVQGCDSVLILHGTDTLAYSAAAMSFQLLGLHARVVFTGSMLPAGVTDSDAWENLSGALVALGHGLAPGVHLYFHGEQLDPTHCAKVRSFGRHPFKRLERQGGGVKATSVPAQLNYNQAKQLAKVAVLPLFPGISAEMLDGLLDSGIQGLVLECYGSGTGPSDNPEFLASLERARDKGVVVVAVTQCHEGGVELDVYEAGSRLRGVGVLSGGGMTREAAFGKLHALLAANLDNAEVRRLVELDLCGELS from the coding sequence ATGACTCCCAATTCCTACCCTGCCGCCCAGCACGTCATGGTGCTCTACACCGGCGGCACCATCGGCATGCAAGCCAGCGCCCACGGCCTGGCCCCGGCGTCCGGTTTCGAAGCCCGGATGCGCGAGTATCTGCACAGCCAGCCTGACCTTGTCGTGCCGCAATGGCGCTTTCGCGAGATGTCGCCGCTGATCGATAGCGCCAACATGACCCCGGTTTACTGGCAGCAACTGCGTGAAGCGGTGGTCGATGCCGTCGATGTCCAGGGTTGCGACAGCGTGCTGATCCTGCATGGCACCGACACCCTCGCCTACAGCGCGGCGGCCATGAGTTTTCAATTGCTCGGCCTGCATGCCCGCGTGGTGTTCACCGGTTCCATGCTGCCGGCCGGCGTAACCGACAGCGATGCCTGGGAAAACCTCAGTGGAGCGTTGGTTGCTTTGGGTCACGGCCTGGCGCCGGGCGTTCATCTGTACTTCCACGGTGAGCAGCTGGACCCGACCCATTGCGCGAAGGTGCGCAGTTTCGGTCGTCATCCGTTCAAGCGGCTTGAGCGCCAGGGTGGCGGCGTGAAAGCGACTTCCGTGCCAGCGCAGTTGAATTACAACCAGGCTAAACAGCTGGCGAAAGTCGCGGTGCTGCCGTTGTTCCCCGGCATCAGTGCCGAAATGCTGGACGGCCTGCTCGACAGCGGCATTCAAGGCCTGGTGCTGGAGTGCTACGGCAGCGGTACCGGGCCCAGCGACAATCCAGAATTCCTCGCGAGCCTGGAACGGGCGCGGGACAAAGGTGTTGTCGTTGTAGCCGTCACCCAATGCCATGAAGGTGGCGTCGAGCTGGATGTTTACGAGGCTGGCAGTCGCTTGCGCGGTGTCGGCGTGTTGTCCGGTGGAGGCATGACGCGCGAAGCGGCGTTCGGCAAGTTGCATGCGTTGTTGGCTGCAAATCTGGATAACGCTGAAGTGCGGCGCCTTGTAGAACTCGACCTCTGCGGCGAACTCAGCTGA